One stretch of Micromonospora echinospora DNA includes these proteins:
- a CDS encoding acyl-CoA thioesterase produces the protein MSHTTVERQAAEFGHVAHVPVHFDDLDAMGLLHNARYAVLLERALTPYWAERGVVFRGDVHAAPDVFHAVREFTITYQAPVTGVGTVAVHFWLEHFGTSSAQYAFEFRSVDGATVHARGTRSIVRLDPATLRPTAWTEVGRAIAATLLRPAPTSA, from the coding sequence ATGAGCCACACCACAGTCGAGCGGCAGGCCGCCGAGTTCGGGCACGTCGCGCACGTGCCGGTGCACTTCGACGACCTCGACGCCATGGGTCTGCTGCACAACGCCCGGTACGCGGTGCTGCTGGAGCGCGCCCTGACGCCCTACTGGGCCGAGCGCGGCGTCGTCTTCCGCGGGGACGTGCACGCCGCCCCCGACGTGTTCCACGCGGTCCGCGAGTTCACCATCACCTACCAGGCACCGGTCACCGGCGTCGGCACGGTGGCCGTGCATTTCTGGCTGGAGCACTTCGGCACCAGCAGCGCCCAGTACGCCTTCGAGTTCCGCTCGGTGGACGGCGCCACCGTGCACGCCCGGGGCACCCGGTCGATCGTCCGGCTGGACCCGGCCACGCTGCGCCCGACCGCCTGGACCGAGGTCGGCCGCGCGATCGCCGCGACGCTGCTGCGCCCGGCTCCGACGAGCGCCTGA
- a CDS encoding nucleoside deaminase, protein MGRRQRHELWMRRALEVAVTGPDSPTPDRDADDVPVGAVLYGPDGAELAIGRNERELTGDPTAHAEVLALRRAAHRLGRWRLDDCTLVVTLEPCTMCAGAIALARVSTVVFGAWEPKTGAVGSLWDVLRDRRVTHRPEVYGGVLERESAALLRAFFR, encoded by the coding sequence GTGGGCCGCCGACAGCGGCACGAACTCTGGATGCGCCGTGCCCTGGAGGTAGCGGTGACCGGCCCGGACAGCCCGACCCCGGACCGGGACGCCGACGACGTGCCGGTCGGCGCGGTGCTCTACGGCCCCGACGGCGCCGAACTGGCGATCGGGCGCAACGAGCGGGAGCTGACCGGGGACCCGACCGCGCACGCCGAGGTGCTGGCGCTGCGCCGCGCCGCGCACCGGCTGGGCCGGTGGCGGCTGGACGACTGCACGCTCGTGGTCACGCTGGAGCCGTGCACCATGTGCGCCGGGGCGATCGCGCTGGCTCGCGTCTCGACAGTGGTGTTCGGCGCCTGGGAACCGAAGACCGGCGCGGTCGGGTCGCTCTGGGACGTGCTGCGCGACCGCCGCGTCACGCACCGCCCCGAGGTGTACGGCGGTGTGCTGGAACGCGAGAGCGCGGCGCTGCTGCGCGCGTTCTTCCGCTGA
- a CDS encoding tRNA adenosine deaminase-associated protein gives MSYFAAAVARVDGDWTAGEVSLRGVTDIEEVADRLRDVEPDADLSLLFVEADDTYLVVLRLDEGEDLRVFGSDSAYAEESRLGALLVGDLKTSVTGLEDVDEPRESGGDEETEQPAVDPEADPVGDADLLADLGIPAQKLLALCAHEGSMPADVTAEVCQVLGCVDEVEELREV, from the coding sequence GTGTCGTACTTCGCTGCTGCCGTGGCGCGCGTCGACGGCGACTGGACCGCAGGCGAGGTGAGCCTGCGGGGCGTCACCGACATCGAGGAGGTGGCGGACCGGCTGCGCGACGTCGAGCCGGACGCCGACCTGTCGCTGCTGTTCGTCGAGGCGGACGACACGTACCTGGTCGTCCTCCGCCTGGACGAGGGGGAGGACCTGCGGGTCTTCGGCTCCGACTCGGCGTACGCGGAGGAGTCCCGCCTGGGCGCGCTGCTGGTCGGCGACCTGAAGACGTCGGTGACCGGGCTGGAGGACGTCGACGAGCCGCGCGAGTCCGGCGGGGACGAGGAGACCGAGCAGCCCGCAGTGGACCCGGAGGCCGACCCGGTGGGTGACGCGGACCTGCTGGCCGACCTGGGCATCCCGGCGCAGAAGCTGCTCGCGCTCTGCGCGCACGAGGGTTCCATGCCGGCCGACGTCACCGCCGAGGTCTGCCAGGTACTCGGCTGCGTGGACGAGGTCGAGGAGCTGCGTGAGGTCTGA
- a CDS encoding M23 family metallopeptidase, with translation MRSPSIGRRTRQAYPVLLLVGALAAGCGAPAGRADRWQEPSPVATAAQPADPAPPAASSSAAPSPAGTDVKRVFPVRAGNVDYHPTHGGYPGTDVFADCGEPVVAVTDGVVLEVSRVDRFDKRGPLGPNNGGLSVSLLGDDGVRYYGSHLSAIAAGIDPGVRVRAGQQLGKVGRTGNANNVCHLHFGLSPKCTGADDWWIRRGVVWPAPYLNSWRKGGNRSPVAEVTAWQRKHGCPASPGRSTRSG, from the coding sequence ATGCGCTCGCCATCGATCGGACGCCGAACGCGGCAGGCGTACCCGGTCCTGCTGCTCGTCGGGGCGCTCGCGGCAGGGTGCGGCGCCCCGGCCGGGCGGGCCGACAGGTGGCAGGAGCCCAGCCCGGTGGCGACCGCCGCGCAGCCCGCCGACCCGGCTCCGCCGGCCGCCTCCTCGTCCGCCGCGCCGTCGCCGGCCGGCACGGACGTGAAGCGCGTCTTCCCGGTACGGGCCGGCAACGTCGACTACCACCCGACGCACGGCGGCTACCCGGGCACCGACGTGTTCGCCGACTGCGGGGAACCGGTGGTGGCGGTCACCGACGGGGTGGTGCTGGAGGTGAGCCGGGTCGACCGGTTCGACAAGCGCGGGCCGCTGGGCCCGAACAACGGCGGGCTGTCCGTCTCGCTGCTCGGCGACGACGGGGTGCGTTACTACGGCTCGCACCTGAGCGCGATCGCGGCCGGCATCGACCCGGGGGTACGGGTCCGGGCCGGGCAGCAGCTCGGCAAGGTCGGCCGTACCGGCAACGCCAACAATGTCTGTCACCTGCACTTCGGACTCTCCCCGAAGTGCACCGGCGCCGACGACTGGTGGATCCGCCGGGGCGTGGTCTGGCCGGCGCCCTACCTGAACTCGTGGCGCAAGGGCGGCAACCGCTCGCCGGTCGCCGAGGTCACCGCCTGGCAGCGCAAGCACGGCTGCCCGGCGTCGCCCGGCCGGTCCACCCGCAGCGGCTGA
- a CDS encoding PHP domain-containing protein — MSARDPIADLRRIAFLLERANEATYRVRAFRSAAKTLGALSAAEVAERARTGKLTELSGVGDVTARCVAESLAGEEPVYLRRLLATEGTDLDEAAAKLRDALRGDCHTHSDWSDGGSPIEEMALAAVELGHEYLVLTDHSPRLTVARGLTAERLRKQLDHVAAVNEALPKGFRILTGIEVDILADGSLDQDEDLLARLDVVVGSVHSGLNDDRAKMTRRMLAAIANPHLDILGHCTGRMVSSRPAGVTGPGDRGHRARTRKESEFDADAVFAACAEHDVAVEINSRPERQDPPKRLIRLALEAGCRFAIDTDAHAPGQLDWQRFGCERAALCGVPAKRVVNTWTADRLVKWTAGRS, encoded by the coding sequence ATGAGTGCCCGGGATCCCATCGCCGACCTGCGCCGGATCGCGTTCCTTCTGGAACGGGCGAACGAGGCCACCTACCGGGTCCGGGCGTTCCGGTCGGCGGCCAAGACGCTCGGCGCGCTGTCCGCCGCCGAGGTGGCCGAACGGGCCCGCACCGGCAAGCTGACCGAGCTGTCCGGCGTCGGTGACGTCACCGCCCGCTGCGTGGCCGAGTCGCTGGCCGGCGAGGAGCCGGTCTACCTGCGCCGGCTCCTGGCCACCGAGGGCACCGACCTGGACGAGGCGGCGGCGAAGCTGCGGGACGCGCTGCGCGGCGACTGCCACACCCACTCGGACTGGTCCGACGGCGGCTCACCGATCGAGGAGATGGCGCTGGCGGCGGTCGAGCTGGGCCACGAGTACCTCGTGCTCACCGACCACTCGCCCCGGCTGACTGTGGCCCGGGGCCTGACCGCGGAGCGGCTGCGCAAGCAGCTCGACCACGTCGCCGCCGTGAACGAGGCGCTGCCGAAGGGCTTCCGCATCCTCACCGGCATCGAGGTGGACATCCTCGCCGACGGCTCGCTGGACCAGGACGAGGACCTGCTCGCCCGCCTCGACGTGGTGGTCGGCTCGGTGCACAGCGGGCTGAACGACGACCGCGCGAAGATGACCCGCCGGATGCTGGCGGCGATCGCCAACCCGCACCTGGACATCCTCGGTCACTGCACCGGCCGGATGGTGTCCTCCCGGCCGGCCGGCGTGACCGGGCCCGGTGACCGGGGGCATCGCGCGCGTACCCGCAAGGAGAGCGAGTTCGACGCGGACGCCGTGTTCGCCGCGTGCGCCGAGCACGACGTGGCCGTCGAGATCAACTCCCGGCCGGAACGGCAGGACCCGCCGAAGCGGCTGATCCGGCTCGCGCTGGAGGCCGGGTGCCGGTTCGCCATCGACACCGACGCGCACGCCCCCGGCCAGCTGGACTGGCAGCGCTTCGGCTGCGAGCGCGCCGCGCTGTGCGGGGTGCCGGCGAAGCGGGTGGTGAACACCTGGACGGCCGACCGCCTGGTGAAGTGGACGGCCGGCCGGAGCTGA
- a CDS encoding DMT family transporter: MTVDFTPDRAPLRSWLPGFVALAAIWGSSFLFIKVGVAELHPVHLTLYRVATGAVTLLVVLAVLRDRLPRDPRVWGHMLVVAAFGVAVPFTLFGYGEQRVESMLAGIWNATTPLIVLPLAVLVFRTERLTARRAVGLGLGFAGVLVVLGVWEGVGGAHFVGQLMCFGAAACYGLAIPYQKKFVAGSAYSGLSLSAAQLLVATAQLALVAPFVGTPPSPAGLSPRVIASVLALGALGTGLAFVINMRNIRLAGASTASTVTYLVPVFAVLVGAVVLGERMNWHQPVGALVVLAGVAVAQNLFGRRRPRPEAVAPAARTAEPATQG, translated from the coding sequence GTGACAGTCGATTTCACTCCTGACCGTGCGCCGCTGCGGAGCTGGCTGCCGGGGTTTGTCGCGCTTGCCGCCATCTGGGGTTCGAGCTTCCTGTTCATCAAGGTCGGCGTGGCCGAGCTGCACCCCGTGCACCTCACTCTCTACCGGGTGGCCACCGGCGCGGTCACCCTGCTCGTGGTGCTCGCAGTGCTGCGCGACCGGCTGCCCCGCGACCCCCGGGTCTGGGGGCACATGCTCGTGGTGGCCGCGTTCGGCGTCGCGGTGCCGTTCACGCTGTTCGGCTACGGCGAGCAGCGGGTCGAGTCGATGCTCGCCGGCATCTGGAACGCCACCACGCCGCTGATCGTGCTGCCGCTGGCGGTGCTGGTGTTCCGCACCGAGCGGCTGACCGCGCGGCGGGCGGTCGGGCTGGGGCTGGGCTTCGCCGGTGTGCTCGTGGTGCTCGGCGTCTGGGAGGGCGTCGGCGGCGCCCACTTCGTCGGCCAGCTCATGTGCTTCGGCGCGGCGGCCTGCTACGGGCTCGCCATTCCGTACCAGAAGAAGTTCGTCGCGGGCAGCGCGTACTCCGGGCTGTCGCTGTCGGCGGCCCAGCTGCTGGTGGCGACCGCGCAGCTCGCGCTGGTCGCGCCGTTCGTCGGGACGCCGCCGTCCCCGGCCGGCCTCTCCCCGCGCGTGATCGCGAGCGTGCTGGCGCTCGGCGCGCTCGGCACCGGGCTCGCCTTTGTCATCAACATGCGCAACATCCGGCTGGCCGGGGCGAGCACGGCGTCCACCGTGACGTACCTGGTCCCGGTGTTCGCGGTGCTCGTCGGCGCGGTGGTGCTCGGCGAGCGGATGAACTGGCACCAGCCGGTGGGCGCGCTCGTGGTGCTGGCCGGCGTGGCGGTCGCGCAGAACCTGTTCGGCCGGCGGCGCCCGCGCCCGGAGGCGGTCGCACCGGCCGCCCGCACCGCCGAACCGGCCACCCAGGGCTGA
- a CDS encoding DUF885 domain-containing protein codes for MGRIDDLANRYVAEWAPLSPTGATYVGIAGYDDQLDDLSPDGYAARADLARRTLGELDVTEPATEAERTAKEAMQERLGLELARYEAGETGSEVNVIASGLHEIRMVFDLMPTDGEEAKANMAARLNRFASALDGYKRTLREAAAAGRVSSQVQLVEVAKQCDVWVDPEGDNFFHGMVERLDADGALGAELRKGAAAATAATAEFGQFLRTELAPAGREKQAAGRERYELASQYFLGAKVDLDETYAWGFAELARLEADMRTVSARIAGPGASIDDAVRALDADPARTVRGKEAFRDWMQALADQAVSDLDGTHFDIPEQARRIECCLAPTSDGAIYYTGPSEDFSRPGRMWWAVPQGITDFSTWREVTTVYHEGVPGHHLQVAQTAVRADLLNRWQRLLCWVSGHGEGWALYSERLMDELGYLADPGDRLGMLDGQALRAARVVVDIGMHLELEIPKDNPFGFHPGERWTPELGWEFMRAHCRVPDENLRFELNRYLGWPGQAPSYKVGERIWLQAREEAKVRKGADFDLKEFHRQALDLGSLGLDPLRKALARL; via the coding sequence GTGGGACGAATCGATGACCTCGCCAACCGGTACGTGGCCGAGTGGGCTCCGCTGAGCCCGACCGGGGCCACCTACGTCGGCATCGCCGGCTACGACGACCAGCTCGACGACCTGTCGCCCGACGGCTACGCGGCCCGTGCCGACCTGGCCCGGCGCACGCTCGGCGAACTCGACGTGACCGAGCCGGCGACCGAGGCGGAGCGGACCGCCAAGGAGGCCATGCAGGAGCGCCTCGGCCTGGAGCTGGCCCGGTACGAGGCCGGCGAGACCGGCAGCGAGGTCAACGTCATCGCCAGCGGGCTGCACGAGATCCGGATGGTCTTCGACCTCATGCCGACCGACGGCGAGGAGGCGAAGGCCAACATGGCCGCCCGGCTCAACCGCTTCGCGTCGGCGCTCGACGGCTACAAGCGCACGCTGCGCGAGGCCGCCGCCGCGGGACGGGTCAGCTCGCAGGTGCAGCTCGTCGAGGTCGCCAAGCAGTGCGACGTCTGGGTCGACCCGGAGGGCGACAACTTCTTCCACGGCATGGTCGAGCGGCTCGACGCCGACGGCGCGCTCGGCGCGGAGCTGCGCAAGGGCGCGGCCGCCGCGACCGCCGCCACCGCCGAGTTCGGGCAGTTCCTGCGCACCGAACTGGCGCCGGCCGGGCGGGAGAAGCAGGCCGCCGGGCGGGAGCGCTACGAACTGGCCTCGCAGTACTTCCTCGGCGCGAAGGTCGATCTGGACGAGACGTACGCCTGGGGTTTCGCCGAGCTGGCCCGGCTGGAGGCCGACATGCGGACGGTGTCCGCGCGCATCGCCGGTCCCGGCGCCTCGATCGACGACGCGGTACGCGCGCTCGACGCCGACCCGGCGCGGACGGTACGCGGCAAGGAGGCGTTCCGGGACTGGATGCAGGCGCTCGCCGACCAGGCGGTCAGCGACCTGGACGGCACCCACTTCGACATTCCCGAGCAGGCACGCCGGATCGAGTGCTGCCTCGCGCCGACGAGCGACGGCGCCATCTACTACACCGGCCCGAGCGAGGACTTCTCCCGGCCGGGACGGATGTGGTGGGCGGTGCCGCAGGGCATCACCGACTTCTCCACCTGGCGCGAGGTGACCACCGTCTACCACGAGGGCGTGCCGGGTCACCACCTCCAGGTCGCCCAGACCGCCGTCCGGGCCGACCTGCTCAACCGCTGGCAGCGGCTGCTGTGCTGGGTCTCCGGGCACGGCGAGGGCTGGGCGCTCTACTCCGAGCGGCTGATGGACGAGCTGGGCTACCTCGCCGACCCCGGTGACCGGCTCGGCATGCTCGACGGGCAGGCGCTGCGCGCGGCGCGGGTCGTCGTGGACATCGGCATGCACCTGGAGCTGGAGATCCCGAAGGACAACCCGTTCGGCTTCCACCCGGGCGAGCGGTGGACGCCGGAGCTGGGCTGGGAGTTCATGCGGGCGCACTGCCGGGTGCCGGACGAGAACCTGCGCTTCGAGCTGAACCGCTACCTGGGCTGGCCCGGGCAGGCCCCGTCGTACAAGGTGGGCGAGCGGATCTGGTTGCAGGCCCGGGAGGAGGCGAAGGTGCGCAAGGGCGCCGACTTCGACCTCAAGGAGTTCCACCGCCAGGCGCTCGACCTGGGCTCGCTGGGGCTCGACCCGCTGCGCAAGGCGCTGGCCCGGCTCTGA